The proteins below come from a single Arthrobacter sp. zg-Y1171 genomic window:
- the glmU gene encoding bifunctional UDP-N-acetylglucosamine diphosphorylase/glucosamine-1-phosphate N-acetyltransferase GlmU: MTTNDVRTNEASAGALSAVIVLAAGAGTRMKSRTPKILHPVGGISMLGHALAAASELHPRFLAVVVRHERDLVAGHVAEQAPGAVIVDQDAVPGTGRAVQVALSALDAVARLDGTVVVTYADTPLLEAQTLRSLVAVHETDGNAVTVLTARLTDPTGYGRVLRAADGTVTGIVEHKDATDEQRAVNEINSGIYAFDAAVLRSALESVTTSNSQGEMYLTDVLGIARAAGGRISAVVTDDTWQVEGANDRVQLAALNAEHNRRNLDRWMRAGVTVVDPATTWIDSTVTLAEDVTVLPGTQLHGSTSVARDAVVGPDTTLTNVSVGEGASVVRTHGSDAVLGAGTSVGPFAYLRPGTVLGAKGKIGTFVETKNAEIGAGSKVPHLSYVGDATIGEQSNIGAASVFVNYDGVNKHHTTIGSHVRMGSDNMYVAPVTVGDGAYSGAGTVIRKDVPAGALAINVAPQRNLDGWVLDKRPGTAAADAAAAAASAISTSSSETDSPTRESDH; this comes from the coding sequence GTGACCACCAACGATGTCCGAACCAATGAGGCCTCCGCCGGCGCTTTGTCCGCGGTGATTGTGCTCGCAGCCGGCGCCGGAACCCGGATGAAGTCCCGGACCCCGAAAATCCTGCATCCCGTGGGCGGCATCTCGATGCTCGGCCATGCACTCGCCGCAGCCTCCGAGCTGCACCCCCGTTTCCTGGCCGTCGTGGTGCGCCACGAGCGGGACCTGGTCGCCGGACATGTCGCCGAACAGGCCCCCGGGGCCGTCATCGTCGACCAGGATGCGGTTCCCGGCACCGGCCGCGCGGTCCAGGTGGCGCTCTCTGCCTTGGACGCCGTCGCCCGGCTCGACGGCACCGTTGTAGTCACCTACGCGGATACCCCGCTGCTTGAGGCGCAGACACTTCGCAGCTTGGTGGCCGTGCATGAAACGGACGGCAACGCGGTGACCGTGCTGACCGCGCGGCTTACGGACCCGACGGGCTACGGACGGGTCCTGCGGGCAGCAGACGGGACAGTGACCGGAATCGTCGAGCACAAGGATGCCACTGACGAGCAGCGTGCCGTAAACGAGATCAACTCCGGCATCTATGCCTTCGATGCCGCGGTGCTCCGCAGTGCGCTCGAATCGGTGACCACCTCCAACTCGCAGGGGGAGATGTACCTGACCGACGTCCTGGGCATCGCCCGCGCGGCGGGCGGACGCATCAGCGCCGTTGTCACCGACGACACCTGGCAGGTGGAGGGCGCCAATGACCGTGTCCAGCTCGCTGCCCTCAACGCAGAACACAACCGCCGCAACCTGGATCGGTGGATGCGCGCGGGTGTCACGGTCGTTGATCCGGCCACCACCTGGATCGACTCGACAGTGACCCTCGCGGAAGATGTCACGGTGCTTCCGGGCACGCAGCTGCACGGTTCCACCAGCGTCGCCCGGGACGCCGTCGTCGGGCCGGATACCACGCTGACCAACGTGTCCGTGGGCGAGGGAGCTTCGGTGGTGCGGACCCACGGCAGCGATGCCGTACTGGGTGCCGGAACCAGCGTGGGACCGTTCGCGTACCTGCGCCCCGGAACAGTGCTGGGCGCCAAGGGCAAGATCGGAACCTTCGTGGAGACCAAGAACGCCGAGATCGGCGCCGGATCCAAGGTTCCCCACCTTTCCTATGTGGGGGATGCCACCATCGGCGAGCAGTCGAACATCGGTGCAGCCTCGGTTTTCGTGAACTACGACGGCGTAAACAAGCACCATACGACCATCGGTTCGCATGTGCGCATGGGCAGCGACAACATGTATGTGGCACCCGTCACGGTGGGCGACGGAGCGTACAGTGGAGCCGGAACGGTGATCCGCAAGGATGTCCCCGCCGGTGCCCTGGCAATCAATGTGGCGCCACAGCGCAACCTCGACGGCTGGGTGCTGGATAAGCGCCCCGGTACCGCCGCCGCCGACGCTGCGGCCGCCGCAGCTTCAGCCATCAGCACTTCTTCCTCCGAAACTGATTCCCCCACGCGAGAAAGCGATCATTAA
- a CDS encoding 50S ribosomal protein L25/general stress protein Ctc, with the protein MSEQKLAGTARTEFGKGAARKARAAGQIPAVIYGHGADVMHILLPAKATTLAVRTSNALLEIDVDGESHLALARDIQRDPIKQIIEHIDLLTVRKGEKVEVEVNVHVEGELEAGDSVYNQEANTVLVAADATDLPETIVVSIEGRKAGEHIYASDLILPAGVELLLDPETMIINISESAVQDLGVPSDEQVAVAAAEVGAEA; encoded by the coding sequence ATGTCTGAGCAGAAGCTCGCAGGAACCGCCCGCACCGAGTTCGGCAAGGGTGCCGCCCGCAAGGCCCGCGCCGCCGGCCAGATCCCGGCCGTCATCTACGGCCACGGCGCCGATGTCATGCACATCCTGCTGCCGGCCAAGGCCACCACGCTGGCCGTCCGCACCTCCAACGCCCTGCTGGAAATCGACGTCGACGGCGAGTCCCACCTGGCCCTCGCGCGTGACATCCAGCGCGATCCGATCAAGCAGATCATCGAGCACATCGACCTGCTGACCGTCCGCAAGGGCGAAAAGGTCGAGGTAGAGGTCAACGTCCACGTTGAAGGCGAACTGGAAGCAGGCGACTCCGTCTACAACCAGGAAGCCAACACCGTCCTGGTTGCCGCCGACGCCACCGACCTGCCGGAAACCATCGTGGTGAGCATCGAAGGCCGCAAGGCCGGCGAGCACATCTACGCCTCCGACCTGATCCTGCCTGCCGGCGTCGAGCTGCTGCTCGATCCCGAGACCATGATCATCAACATCTCCGAGTCCGCCGTGCAGGACCTGGGTGTTCCGTCCGACGAGCAGGTTGCCGTTGCAGCTGCTGAAGTCGGCGCCGAGGCGTAA
- a CDS encoding ABC transporter ATP-binding protein — protein sequence MNRAAISTPARAPTAPVVLERVSKTYGSGARAVTALHETDLELPKGSFTAVMGPSGSGKSTLLHCAAGLDTPTTGRAILVGHDLSGLSEDALTRLRRERVAFVFQSFNLMPALTAAQNVELPAVLAGRRPVRRLAEDALALVGLSDRSGHRPGELSGGQQQRVAIARALAANSEVLFADEPSGALDSRTAAGVFELLREAVHRQGQTILMTTHDPIAASYADSVIFLFDGRIEEQRGHGSAGEIASALSRLPVTGHGR from the coding sequence ATGAACAGAGCAGCCATCAGTACCCCGGCACGGGCGCCAACGGCTCCGGTGGTCCTGGAGCGGGTGTCTAAGACCTACGGGTCCGGTGCGCGAGCCGTCACCGCCCTGCACGAGACGGACTTGGAGCTACCCAAGGGATCCTTCACCGCCGTCATGGGGCCTTCCGGATCCGGCAAAAGCACCCTGCTGCACTGCGCGGCGGGTCTTGACACCCCGACCACCGGGCGGGCCATTCTGGTTGGCCATGACCTCAGCGGCCTCTCCGAGGATGCCCTCACCCGACTGCGCCGGGAGCGGGTGGCCTTCGTCTTCCAATCGTTCAATTTGATGCCCGCCCTGACGGCCGCGCAGAACGTTGAGCTCCCCGCCGTCCTGGCAGGACGCCGACCGGTCCGGCGGCTGGCCGAGGACGCGTTGGCCCTGGTCGGGCTTTCCGACCGGTCCGGCCACCGCCCGGGTGAGCTCTCCGGCGGGCAGCAGCAGCGGGTGGCCATCGCCCGGGCCTTGGCAGCCAATTCGGAGGTCCTCTTTGCGGACGAGCCCTCCGGAGCCCTGGATTCCCGAACTGCCGCCGGCGTCTTCGAGCTGCTGCGGGAGGCAGTGCACCGGCAGGGACAGACCATCCTGATGACCACCCATGACCCCATTGCGGCGTCCTACGCCGATTCGGTGATCTTCCTCTTCGACGGCCGGATCGAAGAACAGCGCGGGCACGGATCAGCCGGGGAAATCGCCTCCGCCCTTTCCCGCCTGCCCGTCACCGGCCACGGACGGTGA
- a CDS encoding ABC-F family ATP-binding cassette domain-containing protein has translation MAHLLGAENLSISFGTRTILDGVSLGLEEGDRIGMVGRNGDGKSTLMSLLAERQTPDDGRVTRRRDVTVGYLDQTDVLDGDLTVGQAIVGDAADYEWASNARIRDVMSGLVQEVDWNAQVSSLSGGQKRRVALAKLLTGDDDVIMLDEPTNHLDVEGVAWLARHLKQRWRPSDGGLLVVTHDRWFLDEICTRTWEVHDAMVDPFDGGYAAYVLARAERDRMASVVEGKRQQLVKKELAWLRRGAPARTAKPKFRIEAANNLIADVPEPRDTLSLNKMATARLGKDVLDLENVSLTLGDTDLFRNITLRLAPGERLGLVGVNGAGKTTLLRLLNGDIEPTSGRLKRGKTVQTAVLSQEVRELDEVADQRVIEVIENEKRVFNVGGRELSAGQLVEQLGFSAQRQWTPVRELSGGERRRLQLLRLLVGEPNVLMLDEPTNDLDTDTLAAVEDVLDGWPGTLVVVSHDRYLLERVTDHQMALLGDGKLRGLPGGVDQYLELRGEALAANSSASTAARGSSQAARAAAAGATRPGGTSAAAPAGARGGTTTALAGSGASEAEKRAAKKDLTRIERQLSKLTAQAEKINAQMNDATQKAGGADFELIGELNAKLQAVAAEQEELEMEWLEASEILE, from the coding sequence TTGGCACACCTGCTTGGTGCTGAAAACCTCAGCATTTCCTTTGGCACGCGCACCATCCTGGACGGCGTTTCGCTCGGCCTCGAGGAAGGCGACCGGATCGGCATGGTCGGCCGCAACGGCGACGGCAAGTCGACCCTGATGAGCCTGCTGGCCGAACGGCAGACGCCCGACGACGGCCGCGTGACCCGCCGCCGCGATGTCACCGTGGGCTACCTGGACCAGACGGACGTACTGGACGGGGACCTGACCGTCGGCCAGGCGATCGTCGGCGACGCCGCGGACTACGAGTGGGCGTCCAATGCGCGGATCCGCGACGTGATGAGCGGCCTGGTGCAGGAAGTGGACTGGAACGCGCAGGTCTCCTCCCTGTCCGGCGGGCAGAAGCGCCGCGTGGCGCTGGCCAAGCTGCTCACCGGCGACGACGACGTCATCATGCTGGACGAGCCCACCAACCACCTCGACGTCGAAGGCGTGGCCTGGCTGGCCCGGCACCTGAAGCAGCGCTGGCGCCCCTCCGACGGCGGCCTGCTGGTAGTCACCCACGACCGCTGGTTCCTGGACGAAATCTGCACCCGGACCTGGGAAGTCCATGACGCGATGGTGGATCCGTTCGACGGCGGGTACGCCGCCTACGTGCTGGCCCGCGCCGAGCGTGACCGGATGGCCTCCGTGGTGGAAGGCAAGCGCCAGCAGCTGGTCAAGAAGGAACTGGCCTGGCTGCGGCGCGGCGCCCCGGCCCGGACCGCCAAGCCCAAGTTCCGCATCGAGGCCGCGAACAACCTGATTGCGGACGTCCCCGAACCCCGCGACACGCTGTCCCTGAACAAGATGGCCACCGCCCGCCTGGGCAAGGACGTCCTGGACCTGGAGAACGTCTCCCTGACGCTCGGGGACACCGACCTGTTCCGCAACATCACCCTGCGCCTGGCCCCGGGGGAGCGGCTGGGCCTGGTGGGTGTCAACGGCGCCGGCAAGACCACCCTGCTGCGCCTGCTCAACGGCGACATTGAGCCTACGTCCGGCCGGCTGAAGCGCGGCAAGACGGTCCAGACCGCCGTGCTGTCGCAGGAGGTCCGGGAACTGGATGAGGTCGCGGACCAGCGCGTCATTGAAGTCATTGAAAACGAGAAGCGCGTCTTCAACGTGGGCGGCCGCGAGCTGTCCGCCGGCCAGCTCGTGGAGCAGCTGGGCTTCAGCGCCCAGCGCCAGTGGACACCGGTGCGCGAGCTTTCCGGCGGCGAACGGCGCCGGCTGCAGCTGCTGCGCCTGCTGGTGGGTGAACCGAATGTGTTGATGCTCGACGAGCCGACCAATGACCTGGACACCGACACGCTGGCTGCCGTCGAGGACGTGCTGGACGGGTGGCCCGGCACGCTCGTGGTGGTCTCCCACGACCGGTACCTGCTGGAACGGGTCACCGACCACCAGATGGCGCTCCTCGGCGACGGCAAGCTGCGCGGACTGCCCGGCGGCGTGGACCAGTACCTGGAACTGCGCGGCGAAGCCCTGGCCGCCAACTCGTCTGCGTCCACCGCTGCCCGCGGCTCCTCCCAGGCGGCCCGCGCCGCTGCGGCCGGCGCCACGCGCCCCGGCGGCACGTCCGCGGCTGCTCCAGCCGGCGCCCGGGGCGGAACGACGACGGCGCTGGCCGGCTCCGGTGCATCCGAAGCTGAAAAGCGGGCGGCCAAGAAGGACCTCACCCGGATCGAGCGGCAGCTGAGCAAGCTCACCGCGCAGGCCGAAAAGATCAACGCCCAGATGAACGACGCCACCCAGAAGGCCGGCGGCGCGGACTTTGAACTCATCGGCGAGCTCAACGCCAAGCTGCAGGCCGTTGCGGCCGAGCAGGAGGAGCTGGAAATGGAGTGGCTCGAGGCTTCGGAGATCCTCGAGTAG
- a CDS encoding 4-(cytidine 5'-diphospho)-2-C-methyl-D-erythritol kinase, producing MAAPRSVTVRTPGKINVSLKVGPLRPDGYHSVASVYLAVSLFEEVTATALETDEIRLTLSDPDGRLPQGGIPLDGDNLAARAARAVASRIGREHPGVHLHITKRVPVAGGMGGGSADAAAALLACNELWNAGLSQAELAGLAAGLGADVPFALLGGAAAGLGVGDRLTPVPAPHRLHWVLVPAPYGLSTPQVYAAVDRLRTGTDVAEPTEADPVILDALAAGNTAALAGVLVNDLQPAALELAPELGTVLEAGIRLGALAGMVSGSGPTLAFLAADEAAASALAAALRTEGHSALAVYGPADGAVTAADTTAPQTHRK from the coding sequence ATGGCCGCACCGCGCTCCGTCACTGTCCGGACCCCCGGCAAGATCAATGTGTCCCTGAAGGTGGGACCGCTGCGTCCGGACGGCTACCACAGCGTTGCCAGCGTCTACCTTGCGGTGTCCCTCTTCGAGGAGGTCACGGCCACGGCGCTGGAAACCGACGAGATCCGGTTGACGCTCAGCGATCCCGACGGCCGCCTTCCGCAGGGAGGCATACCCCTGGACGGGGACAACCTGGCCGCACGTGCCGCCCGGGCAGTGGCTTCCCGGATTGGCAGGGAGCATCCCGGCGTCCACCTGCACATCACCAAGCGGGTGCCGGTGGCAGGCGGAATGGGAGGCGGCTCTGCGGACGCCGCCGCCGCGCTTCTCGCCTGCAATGAGCTGTGGAACGCGGGCCTGTCTCAGGCTGAGTTGGCCGGCCTGGCTGCCGGGCTCGGGGCCGATGTACCGTTTGCCCTGCTCGGCGGTGCTGCTGCCGGGCTCGGCGTGGGGGACCGGCTCACCCCGGTGCCGGCACCGCACCGGCTGCACTGGGTCCTCGTCCCGGCACCTTACGGGCTTTCCACCCCGCAGGTCTATGCCGCCGTCGACCGACTCCGCACGGGAACCGACGTCGCCGAGCCCACCGAAGCGGACCCCGTGATCCTCGACGCCCTCGCCGCCGGGAACACTGCCGCACTGGCGGGCGTTCTAGTCAATGACCTGCAGCCGGCGGCCTTGGAACTTGCCCCCGAACTGGGGACCGTTCTTGAGGCGGGGATCCGGCTCGGCGCCCTCGCCGGCATGGTTTCCGGTTCCGGCCCCACCCTGGCTTTCCTGGCCGCGGATGAAGCAGCTGCGTCCGCCCTGGCCGCCGCGCTGCGCACCGAAGGCCACTCGGCCCTGGCCGTTTACGGGCCGGCCGACGGCGCCGTCACGGCTGCCGACACCACCGCACCTCAGACGCACAGAAAGTAG
- a CDS encoding FtsX-like permease family protein, protein MLTLILAGLRHRTAALLAIVVSAGLGSALIVMCGAMIETGIRLSAPAERIGAADLVVIGDPSYTMLNRDGEQTTDLRPLPERHRLSASAAEAADGIGGVAQIVPVTFLDSFARSAARALPLTAQNWASVAVSGIDPVPVAGPAAGEVVLTAAAADALAAGEDEDLLLTMEGRTLSVRTAAVIGGPEDPATVFFSEEAAGNPLDALGVVLAPDADLSVVRAALQAELADVRVLAGDGRGAAEDPAVSAARIPAIIVGAVTGGIVLTVLATVISGVVALSVRQRSREISLLRATGATGRQVRALVVGEVMAAGLLGALLGLVPGIPLAYLLHLGMQAGGALPKGLELSAGPVPLAAAAAVTGLVIRLAAGLAARTARRSRPIDAMREAELPPARIGIIRWLAGILFGLGAVALAVLTFLMPPALVSATAGPAVLAGTISAALLAPAYLRLGAAALRPVMGDHRHGVAGLAGTSIRARAAALSTVTGAAALVFGIGAGNLVSSSMLTAAAADAQVETITADAVVTGAAGAAAERADEIAALPEVDAATPFVTSGGWIERPYDASHRDRHWPVRGLDGAQAQEVLSNRLVAGGFADLTGASVALPVDTAAALGVDIGDTIGFRFGDGDGAELRVAATYEDLPGYENLLLPVELLTAHTSDRAPAALLVSASDGTAADAVAPAVEGALNGHPSLRVGDRSALEVSLQEGLNINALINGLLLLVVLAYAMVAVTNTVAVSTLGRRRELAMLRLTGATRGQVRRLLITETAVCAAVGIAIAVIVACAAVLPTAVVVGASPFTPLPLAIAGALCAAVALTTMPVATMTARRAMRGPLSATADTM, encoded by the coding sequence ATGCTGACGCTGATCCTTGCGGGCCTGCGGCACCGCACCGCTGCCCTGCTCGCCATCGTGGTTTCAGCGGGCCTCGGTTCCGCGCTCATCGTGATGTGCGGCGCGATGATCGAGACCGGTATCCGGCTTTCGGCGCCGGCTGAGCGCATCGGCGCGGCCGACCTGGTGGTCATTGGTGATCCCAGCTATACGATGCTCAACCGGGACGGCGAACAAACCACCGATCTCCGCCCGTTGCCCGAGCGGCACCGGCTGTCAGCCTCAGCAGCTGAGGCGGCAGACGGAATCGGCGGCGTGGCACAGATTGTGCCCGTCACGTTCCTCGATTCCTTCGCCCGGAGCGCGGCGCGGGCCCTCCCGCTCACGGCGCAGAACTGGGCATCCGTCGCCGTCAGCGGCATCGACCCTGTTCCGGTCGCAGGTCCCGCCGCCGGCGAGGTAGTGCTCACCGCCGCCGCCGCGGACGCCCTGGCAGCGGGTGAGGACGAAGACCTGCTCCTGACCATGGAGGGACGGACCCTCAGCGTCCGGACCGCCGCCGTCATCGGCGGACCGGAGGATCCGGCGACCGTGTTCTTCAGCGAAGAGGCCGCTGGGAACCCGCTGGACGCATTGGGCGTGGTGCTGGCTCCGGATGCCGATCTGTCTGTCGTCCGCGCGGCGCTGCAAGCGGAGCTCGCGGACGTGCGGGTGCTGGCCGGTGATGGCCGCGGCGCCGCCGAGGATCCGGCTGTGTCGGCGGCCCGCATTCCCGCCATCATTGTCGGGGCGGTAACCGGAGGCATCGTCCTGACGGTGCTGGCGACCGTCATCTCCGGAGTCGTCGCCCTGTCCGTGCGCCAGCGCAGCCGCGAGATCAGCCTCCTGCGCGCCACCGGCGCAACCGGACGCCAGGTCCGTGCACTCGTCGTCGGCGAAGTCATGGCCGCGGGACTTCTCGGCGCCCTGCTCGGCCTCGTCCCGGGCATTCCGCTGGCCTACCTCCTGCACCTGGGGATGCAGGCCGGCGGCGCCCTTCCCAAGGGACTCGAGCTGAGCGCCGGGCCGGTCCCGCTGGCCGCCGCCGCAGCCGTAACCGGGCTGGTGATCCGGCTGGCCGCCGGCCTGGCCGCCCGGACGGCCCGCCGCTCCCGGCCAATCGACGCGATGCGCGAAGCTGAACTTCCCCCTGCCCGGATCGGCATTATCCGGTGGCTGGCAGGAATCCTGTTCGGGCTTGGCGCCGTCGCCCTCGCCGTGCTCACCTTCCTGATGCCGCCCGCCCTGGTCTCCGCCACAGCCGGTCCTGCCGTGCTTGCCGGCACCATTTCCGCCGCGCTTCTCGCCCCGGCCTACCTGCGCCTGGGCGCGGCCGCGCTCCGGCCGGTGATGGGCGACCACCGGCACGGCGTCGCCGGGCTCGCCGGGACGAGTATCCGCGCCCGGGCGGCGGCCCTCTCAACCGTCACCGGGGCCGCCGCACTGGTCTTCGGAATCGGCGCCGGCAATCTCGTGTCCTCATCCATGCTCACCGCAGCTGCCGCCGACGCCCAGGTCGAGACCATCACGGCCGACGCCGTCGTGACCGGCGCGGCCGGCGCCGCTGCCGAACGCGCAGACGAAATCGCCGCCCTGCCCGAGGTGGACGCGGCCACCCCGTTTGTGACATCCGGGGGCTGGATCGAACGCCCCTACGACGCCTCGCACCGCGACCGGCACTGGCCGGTGCGCGGGCTCGACGGCGCCCAGGCGCAGGAGGTGCTGAGCAACCGGCTCGTCGCCGGCGGCTTCGCTGATCTGACCGGCGCCTCCGTCGCACTGCCCGTCGATACCGCAGCTGCCCTCGGCGTGGACATAGGAGACACCATCGGCTTCCGGTTCGGTGACGGCGACGGCGCCGAACTTCGTGTCGCCGCCACCTACGAGGACCTGCCGGGCTACGAAAACCTCCTGCTGCCCGTCGAGCTCCTCACAGCCCACACGAGCGACCGGGCACCCGCGGCACTGCTGGTCAGCGCCAGCGACGGCACCGCCGCGGACGCCGTGGCCCCTGCCGTGGAAGGTGCGCTGAACGGCCATCCCTCACTGCGGGTCGGGGACCGCAGCGCGCTGGAGGTGTCCCTGCAGGAGGGCCTCAACATCAACGCACTCATCAACGGCCTGCTGCTGCTGGTTGTGCTGGCCTACGCGATGGTTGCCGTCACCAACACCGTTGCCGTCTCCACCCTGGGCCGTCGCCGCGAGCTGGCCATGCTGCGCCTGACCGGCGCGACCCGCGGCCAGGTCCGCAGGCTGCTGATTACCGAGACCGCCGTGTGCGCCGCCGTCGGCATCGCCATCGCCGTCATCGTTGCGTGCGCCGCAGTCCTGCCCACCGCCGTGGTTGTAGGCGCCAGTCCGTTCACCCCGCTGCCGCTGGCTATAGCCGGCGCCCTCTGCGCCGCCGTTGCACTGACGACGATGCCGGTCGCCACGATGACGGCGCGGCGGGCGATGCGCGGACCGCTCAGTGCCACGGCAGACACCATGTGA
- a CDS encoding ribose-phosphate diphosphokinase, with translation MSSEITAQGEKKLVLATGRAHPELAEEIARCLDTDLLPLASYDFANGEIYVRPGESVRGTDAFVIQAHPAPMNNWLMEQLITVDALKRASAKRITVVSPFYPYARQDKKGRGREPISARLIADLYKTAGADRIMSVDLHTSQIQGFFDGPVDHLMAIPLLADYIRTRVDVSNVTVVSPDTGRVRVAEQWAERLGGAPLAFVHKSRDLTVPNQAVSKQVVGQIEGRTCVLIDDMIDTGGTIAGAVRVLKEAGAKDVIIAATHAVFSDPAARTLAESGAREIVVTNTLPIPAAKRFDQLTVLSIAPLIARAIKEVFEDGSVTSLFDGKA, from the coding sequence ATGAGCAGCGAGATCACCGCACAAGGTGAAAAGAAGCTTGTCCTTGCCACTGGCCGGGCACACCCGGAGCTGGCGGAGGAGATTGCACGCTGTCTTGACACGGACCTGCTGCCGCTGGCGTCCTATGACTTCGCGAACGGTGAGATCTACGTCCGTCCCGGCGAGAGTGTCCGCGGTACCGATGCCTTCGTGATCCAGGCGCATCCGGCACCGATGAATAACTGGCTGATGGAACAGCTGATCACCGTGGATGCGTTGAAGCGGGCCTCCGCCAAGCGCATCACCGTGGTTTCCCCGTTCTACCCGTACGCCCGTCAGGACAAGAAGGGCCGCGGCCGCGAGCCCATCTCGGCGCGCCTGATCGCCGACCTGTACAAGACGGCCGGCGCGGACCGCATCATGAGCGTGGACCTGCACACCTCCCAGATCCAGGGCTTCTTCGACGGCCCCGTGGACCACCTGATGGCCATCCCGCTGCTGGCCGATTACATCCGCACCCGCGTGGATGTTTCCAATGTGACCGTCGTGTCTCCGGACACCGGCCGCGTCCGCGTTGCCGAGCAGTGGGCCGAGCGCCTGGGCGGCGCACCGCTGGCCTTCGTGCACAAGAGCCGCGACCTCACCGTCCCGAACCAGGCCGTGTCCAAGCAGGTCGTGGGCCAGATTGAAGGCCGCACCTGCGTGCTGATCGATGACATGATCGACACCGGCGGCACCATTGCCGGTGCCGTCCGCGTGCTCAAGGAAGCCGGAGCCAAGGACGTCATCATCGCCGCCACGCACGCCGTGTTCTCCGACCCGGCCGCCCGGACCCTGGCTGAATCGGGTGCCCGCGAGATAGTTGTCACCAACACCCTGCCCATCCCGGCCGCCAAGCGTTTCGACCAGCTGACCGTCCTCTCGATTGCCCCGCTGATCGCCCGGGCCATCAAGGAAGTCTTCGAGGACGGATCCGTCACGAGTCTCTTCGACGGCAAGGCCTAG
- a CDS encoding TetR/AcrR family transcriptional regulator: MVEKTDPQGTLPRGVLQAWGQDKPQTRPGPKAMLSIAGIAASAISLADTDGAEALSLGRIAERLGVTANALYRYVDSRDDLDVIVHDQALGAPAGIGPGEDWASAAAAWCRALRQRYERHPWLTDLRIRIPFAPNALAWLDNLLERLEPSGMSGRQALQAAGLLDGYVRARAGAERDVAREGSSADPEALVDRIGAHRFSARLPRVSALISDGHFRQAAAGADEDFEFGLAAILNGLRRLPRHDAGPRKS; the protein is encoded by the coding sequence ATGGTAGAGAAGACGGACCCGCAGGGCACGCTGCCGAGGGGCGTGCTCCAGGCCTGGGGGCAGGACAAGCCGCAGACCAGGCCGGGGCCCAAGGCAATGCTCAGCATTGCGGGCATCGCGGCGTCGGCGATTTCGCTGGCCGACACCGACGGAGCTGAAGCCCTTTCGCTGGGACGGATCGCCGAACGGCTGGGGGTGACGGCCAATGCACTGTACCGATACGTGGATTCCCGGGATGACCTCGACGTCATCGTCCATGACCAGGCTCTCGGCGCCCCGGCGGGCATCGGTCCCGGGGAAGACTGGGCATCGGCGGCCGCGGCCTGGTGCCGGGCCCTGCGCCAGCGATACGAGAGGCACCCCTGGCTCACTGACCTGCGGATCCGCATACCGTTCGCACCCAATGCGCTCGCTTGGCTGGACAATCTCCTGGAGCGCCTGGAGCCGAGCGGCATGAGCGGGCGGCAGGCGCTCCAAGCCGCAGGCCTCCTCGACGGCTACGTGCGTGCCCGTGCGGGAGCAGAGCGCGACGTCGCCCGGGAAGGCAGCTCCGCAGATCCCGAGGCGCTGGTGGACCGCATCGGCGCCCATCGTTTTTCGGCTCGGCTCCCCCGCGTGTCCGCCCTCATCTCGGACGGCCACTTCCGTCAGGCTGCGGCCGGAGCGGATGAGGACTTCGAGTTCGGACTGGCGGCCATCCTCAACGGACTTCGCCGACTCCCCCGCCACGACGCCGGCCCCCGGAAATCCTGA
- a CDS encoding NUDIX domain-containing protein, which yields MPAGAVLPEGGYDGQSPTVLRLSAVLVTDDTGRILLVRKRGTSRFMQPGGKLEPGETFAEAAAREVGEELGLDVAPEELGSEGRWYGPAANEEDTFIDAGLFSLDLPAGAPMPEAAAEIEELLWLQPAAAAARKDLSPLLRDHILPQLLSA from the coding sequence ATGCCCGCGGGCGCCGTTTTACCGGAGGGCGGCTACGACGGGCAGTCCCCGACGGTCCTGCGGCTCTCCGCGGTCCTGGTCACCGACGACACCGGACGCATCCTGCTGGTGCGCAAGCGCGGTACCTCCCGTTTCATGCAGCCGGGCGGCAAACTGGAACCCGGCGAAACCTTTGCGGAGGCGGCGGCCCGCGAGGTGGGCGAGGAGCTGGGGCTCGACGTGGCTCCGGAGGAGCTCGGATCCGAGGGCCGCTGGTACGGACCGGCGGCAAACGAGGAGGACACCTTCATTGACGCCGGGCTGTTCAGCCTGGACCTGCCGGCCGGAGCGCCGATGCCCGAGGCCGCGGCGGAAATTGAGGAGCTCCTCTGGCTGCAGCCGGCGGCAGCCGCCGCACGCAAGGACCTCTCTCCCCTGCTGCGCGACCACATCCTCCCCCAACTGCTCTCGGCCTAG